From one Neovison vison isolate M4711 chromosome 1, ASM_NN_V1, whole genome shotgun sequence genomic stretch:
- the PXDC1 gene encoding PX domain-containing protein 1 yields MASAVFEGTSLVNMFVRGCWVNGIRRLIVSRRGDEEEFFEIRTEWSDRSVLYLHRSFADLGRLWQRLRDAFPEDRPELARAPLRQGLVAIRDARDIETRLNEVEKLLKAIVSMPCKYSRSEVVLTFFERSPLDQVLKNDNVHKIQPSFQSPVKISEIMRSNGFCLANTETIVIDHSIPNGKDQHLGVDPTEHLFENGGEFTSELEDGDDPAAYVTNLSYYHLVPFETDILD; encoded by the exons ATGGCCTCGGCGGTGTTTGAGGGCACCTCGCTCGTGAACATGTTCGTTCGCGGCTGCTGGGTGAACGGCATCCGCAGGCTCATCGTCAGCCGGCGCGGCGACGAGGAGGAGTTCTTCGAGATCCGCACGGAGTGGTCGGACCGCAGCGTGCTCTACCTGCACCGCAGCTTCGCGGACCTCGGCCGCCTGTGGCAGCGCCTGCGCGACGCCTTCCCCGAAGACCGGCCCGAGCTAGCGCGCGCGCCGCTGCGGCAAG GCCTGGTTGCCATCAGGGACGCCCGCGATATAGAGACCAGGCTTAACGAGGTGGAGAAGTTGCTGAAGGCCATCGTCAGCATGCCGTGCAAA TATTCCAGGTCAGAAGTTGTGCTCACCTTCTTTGAAAGATCTCCCTTGGACCAGGTGTTAAAAAATGACAACGTACATAAAATTCAACCCAGCTTTCAGAGTCCAGTGAAAATATCAG aaatcATGAGGTCCAATGGATTTTGCTTAGCAAATACGGAAACCATTGTTATTGACCACAGTATACCAAACGgaaaagaccagcatctgggtgTGGATCCGACAGAGCACTT GTTTGAGAATGGTGGTGAATTTACCTCAGAGCTGGAAGATGGTGATGACCCAGCAGCTTATGTCACCAACCTGTCCTATTACCATCTGGTCCCCTTTGAGACGGACATTTTGGACTGA